cttttGGGGGGTTCAAATGGGTTTAATTAATTCCAGATCAATTTCTTTCAAATCAGATCAAAGCCATTTGgggtgatataaatatatatcattttatctatagttgattaaattgattttgcaagtttttttaCATGAGAGTTTGAAAACTTGTTTGGAATCAACAATGGTGAATCTGGTGGAGATGATAGAGCGGCGGAGGCTTAGAAATGGTGAGTGGTGGAGAGATTTGGTCTATGTTGCTAtggagaagaaagaaaataattttttttcattcaaaaaaggatgattaaaaatacatatatttatgaaaagagatattaaaaataaagttttcatatttattttttgcacTAGAGTGAAATACACTCATCTTGCTAGCTAAGCATTTAGGAAggtaataattttaattttaaatattttagaggATGATAGGATCTTCGTGAAATTTAAATGTGTAGTTGAAAATTCGAGTATAGGTTAAGGGTACTTTTaactattttctcatatttaaaTTCAAGcctctttattaattaattctaaTAAAAACAAATGGGATTTTAAGTCTCACATAAAACAAAACTAAAATTGAGCTGCCCAACTATTAAAcagaaattttaaatttcttctCCAAGAAAAGCACTACTttaatttagtaaaaaaaaaacacaaggaACATTAATTTATGGGTTGCTTCACCAAATGGAGAAAAGcttcaaaaaataaatgatgaaaagCTTCAAAGTCACTCCTcagttcttgaaaaaaaaaaccttcaaAAAGCAGtctcaacttacaactaaaaagagcaaagtcACTAACCTCAGTTTATGAGATATATGATTAATTATATACTAATTAATCATGATTTGAGTGATAGAACTGTATGTGAAAACTGCAAAACACATTTTATGTATGTATTGATTTAGTGTAAACATTAAATGCgtataaatattatttacttAAAGATGTGACTCCGTGATAATGACTTGAGAACTATAAGATTTTGAGTTCAGATTCAAGCGAACGATTCACTTagtgatattttcatatttgttAAAAGCTATGATGGACAAGATTACTTGACATTTATGttgataaaaaataacatgTAGCCATAAGATTGGTTgacatatgtaaaaataaacTTGAACACTAtaattatgaagaaaaaaaaatacttaactATGATAACTATACGtacattcaattttttttataatggtgttgtttgtttaaatatttttttaactgctatattgaaatattgttataaacaacatataatataataaaaaaaagtgatgATACAAAAAACatgatattataataaaatattattataaaaaaacgACACGCTTCGCCTGCTTCTCTCCGTGCACACTAGCGTTCCTGTCACCAttaaagtaaaatattattatggAGAATGATTGTGAGGAGAAattgaattataatttaatatgaACATTGAGTGTGATTaattaatatttctttttcttcaatctttATTGCTCTTTAAAGAATTGTTTTTTGTTTTCTGTATCATCTCTATATTCTCCTCAAAAACTCTAAATAAGCTAAAAGCTTACTTGGCAAGATCCCATTGGCCACTCTCAAGGATGACACCATAAAGATCCTTTTGTGAGAAACAAACTTAAATTCCAAAAATACCCCTCTCCCCCTCCCCCCCTCCTTCCTCCTCCCTCATCTCCAACAAAAAAACTATACTGATTCAGATTCAAGAACTACCCACCCACCCACTAACCCAAAATcaagaaatcataaatatatatatatataaaaaatatatatataaacttcaAAGCCAACTTCACAGCAAAGCATTTCCCTTTTATCTCTCTTATTAGTAGTGTTAAAAAGACTGTGTCTTTGTTGCTTCTTCAACGCGCCATTAAAAGGGCTTGTTCAGAAAACAATAAACAATATGCCAGAGTTCATGATTCTCACGTTTAACCCCATTTGTACATTTTCTTGAATTGGTCTTTACTGGGATTTGTTGATTCTTGCAATCTCAATCCaagaatctggaaaaaaaatcattttttttattggattttgatacatttttatAATCTTGTGTAAAGGGTAACCATGACAGAAGTCCTCcactcttcttctccttcctcttcttctccttcaatATCTACACCTACCCACAATGGGACattgtttgtagaagaaattgGGGGTTCTGAGGTTGCTGTTTGTGATTCTGAGGAAGAAATAGGTGAAGGGgaagacgaagaagaagaagaggaggacaGGGGAAAAGGGAGAAATCAAGAAAGGGATCATTTGTCTTTATTAGCTCTTTTGGTGACATTGTTTAGGAAGAGTTTTTGGTTAGCTTGCAAAACGGATAGGGGAGGAGGAGATCTGTGTAGTGGTAGTGGTATGGAGATTGGATGGCCTACTAATGTGCGTCATGTTGCCCATGTTACCTTTGATAGGTTCAATGGATTTTTGGGTCTCCCTGTTGAGTTTGAGCCTGAAGTTTCTAGAAGGGCCCCCAGTGCAAGGTACATTGTTAACTTTTTGATTCTTGATGAGCTATAACCTTAATTGTGAAGATTTTGGTGCTGGTATTGTAGTCTTGATATCCTTTGAGCTGACAGGATTTAGTGATTGATCATTTTGCAAATGTGGAATCAAATGCTTTACTCTTATGctattttatttactattttcaTTGCCATTGTGAAATTTTGGTAGAGTATATATTGATAGATAGAATTTATAGTTAGTTATGGGAGAGCCTCTTTCTGAATATAGCTTAAGTTTGTGTGGAAAATTATAAGGGATAATTGTGTTTTCTGCTGTCTCATAACATTCAGTTTTACGAGTAGTCAAATACTGTTTACGTTTGATAGAAAAGCCAACCTCACCTCAATATGGAGTTTGTGTAGTCATTTAGTATCTTAACTAAGCTTCTTTGTAAATGGAATTCAGTTTATAACGGACTACTTATTACTATTCAATAGAGATTGAAGAAGTCTTCTAGTTCCTGGTGCTGCATTTATTACATGGTTTTGAGTGCATTTTGAATTTCCATGCAGCACACCTTTTTGCATGATCAGCTCTATCCCCTTTGTCCATTCAGGCAGATACCATTTGATACACCATTCAAACTTTATCTAATGGTATAGGGGGGTGAATGTTAGGTTGCTAAAGTCCAATATATCTACTAGATAAGTGTCACTGATgctcatgttaaagatggatATATGGTGATACTAGATTAGACACAATTAGAAAGGACCACATTAGAAGGTGCAAGCAGCACACATCAGTGATAAAATGAGAGGAGGTCACTTGAGGTTACTCGGAGCCCTCCCATTTTCATTAGAGTTGTGACTTCCTTTCAGCTTACCAAATGAGTCTTTTTATCTCGTCATTTGCATCCAACAAGAAGTTCCATTGGAGCCTTTCTAGTTTTATTGCTCATGCTGACTGCACATGCATAAGGCACATAATTATGCTGGTATGGTTGATAGTGTGCTTTTGATCAGCATCTCATTTCTCCTTTTGGCCAAGTATCTTTTCTGCCACTTCACTAACCTTATTGAACTCTTTTAATCCACACTGATTATCCTTCTGCGCGGAAAGTCTTAACAGTACACTTAAATACGCTAATGAGATTGACCCAGTCTTGCAGTTGAAAACAGAAAAGCTCATCAATTTGTTAAGTGTTCTTCTCTCCTCACACTTAGTTGACTTCACTTGTTTAAGTTGATCTCTAATAGCGTCACTGTTTGGAAATACATTATTGCCTTGATGTTGGATTTATGCCTCTTCAACATTAAAAAACACTAGTGTATTATATACAAACAATGAATGGGAAATCCTCACACCTTGCTGCAAAACCCCTCAGGCAACACCCTATTGCAGCTTTacattcttgattttttttgatatgctgtacttgagccaagggtctatcggaaacaacctctctattttcacaaggtaggagtaaggctgcgtacacaccactctccccagaccccacttgtaggattacactggctatattgttgttgttgttgtagttcattAAATAGCAGACTTCtgtaatttttaagttatactCACTGCGGTTTTAGTTTTTAATCCAATATCAATGGAACTGGAAGCCTGCTGTGGTGAAGATAGTTTGTGATCTTGTAAGATTGACAATGTAATGTAAGACCTGAGTGATTTAAACAAAATGTTATCCTTGCGTGCATTAAATGCTTTAAGATTTTGGTTAAATTTTGTGGCAACATATTCAGCTCCAGCTGTTAGACCTTGAAGATAATTGGGACCTCTTGAAAGCATCTTCATGAAAAGAAACTGCTAAAAGGAAATAATAAAAGGAACTGCTACAACTGCACTTTTCTGGTACACGAGTCGCTTGGATTTTTGaggataaaaaattattagtaaAATTTTGTTATGACATTACTACTATTATATGTGATGCAAATTTAAACTCTTCTATAAGTATGATTGCATCTTGTTGTGctattgattttgatattccATCTGTAGTACCACTGTATTTGGAGTGTCAACGGAGTCCATGCAATTGTCATTCGACTCCCGTGGGAATAGTGTTCCAACTATTCTACTTCTAATGCAAAGGCGTTTGTATGCTCAAGGGGGTCTACAGGTACATACTGTGTGTTGTCTCGttctttcaaatatttaaaatcttgtattaaCAATCAATGATTGGTGCTGTCACTTATAATTGTTCATTATCACATCCGAGTTGTTTTTTATGTGGACAGGCAGAAGGGATTTTCAGAATAAATGCTGAAAACAGCGAGGAGGAGCTTGTTAGGGAGCAATTAAACCGTGGAATAATTCCGGATGGCATTGATGTACATTGTCTGGCAGGTCTCATTAAGGTATGTCTCTTCAACAACACTCTTTGTACTTTGTAGTAATCTTATCCAATATATTTCATCCTTTGTACGCTCACAGAAAAATGTTGATGTAGGCGTTCATGCATAATATGCATGCAGTTCACTTTATAAGATATCATTGGTGCTTTGATAAATCTGCTATGTGCTACGAATCACAAACTCATGATTAAAAGAAATGCTTCAATTTGATAGCATATAATATGGGACCTTGCTCAAATTATGCTGCTGCTAAATTTATACTACTTGTTGCCTATAATGCACATCCGCACCTGGCAAAATAGTGGTGATCCTGATGTGgcttttatttgttaaataatGTCCTCACTCCAAAACAGAAGACAATTTATATACATGTAGCGTAGGAAAGAACTAGGGGTGGGGGTGGGAGTGGGCAAAATCAGTTCATAAAAGCATGCAACATCCAACCCTCTTAGGTATGGGCAGGTTATTGACCCACTTATTTATGAACTCAGCTCATCACATAGGCCTGCAGGCGGCTCTTATAGTGAGCCTTCGTGGTGTACCTCATAGTAGACCGCGAGATCGCTTTGCTTGTATATAGAGATTCATAGACATATGATTCATGTGATATAAAGCTCTGAAGGCGAACTCATGCTTCTCATCGTTTTTTGGATTTTGAAATAGAGATTTAGATTTCTATTCTGAAGCCTTGTGTTGATTATGATTGACACAGCTTAGCTATTCCATAAAATTGCCTATGCTTGCCAGAGTCACtgagaaaaaataaatgataacCTTAAAATCTCTGGCTAGCTGGTGGAAGACAACAAATAATCAGGGATTATATTTTGGAATTCTATAAAAAGAATATTCACTGAGAAGGAAAAATGGAGGCCAAAGTGGATGGGTGACAATTTATTAAAATGCCATTCTTTTTTTCCCCTTATAAAAAAATCTTAGCTTTTTATTTGCTTTTCAGATTCTACCAATTGGCTGCAAGATCATGTGATGGATTAGTGAAGGGAAACTTTTATACACTTGTAATTCTTAATATGCATCTAATTAGTAAAAGGTGTACATGATTTCACCTTATGCCAGTGTTGTAAGTTTCTCTCACTAAAGTTGCTGGGTATCACAGGCTTGCAATTAGAACAACTTCCTTTATGTCCTTGACGTTTATGGTTATCTGCTGTAAATATAGCAGTTACGTTTCATGGTTTCTATGACGTTAGATTGATCACTTCTTCATTGCCACACTTTGGATGTTTCTATTGTTGAGGAAAGAGGAAAAAATGGGTCCTGATAGATCTCTCTTTTCTTGGTATATTTATACTTGATCTGACATCATGTAACTCAACAGGCTTGGTTCAGGGAACTCCCAAGTGGGGTGTTGGATACCCTTTCTCCTGAGCAGGTCATGCAATGCCAGTCAGAAGAGGATTGTACTGCACTGGTGAGACTTCTGCCACAGACAGAAGCTGCTCTCCTGGATTGGGCTGTCAATCTCATGGCTGATGTTGTTCAGGGGGAACACCTGAACAAGATGAATTCGCGCAATATCGCAATGGTGTTTGCTCCTAACATGACACAGGTGGGCTATTGGTCTCTCAGACACACTGTTTGCATTTTCTCTTGGTAGttgacataattttatttagtaaACCATCAAATCCCCAtccccaaaaagaaaaaaaaaagaaggaataaaaTAGCAAAATTATAACTAACAAGGGGAGGAGGGGGTTCTCTCCTCAATACTCGCATAAAACATCCATGGGGCAAGTTGCCTTCCATAAGCTGAGATTTTATAGCAAAAAGCAAAGTGAATGAGTTGAAATTTGGGAGGGTTGGTTTtctgtcattattttttcaaatggaTGCACATTTTTCCATGTGAATCTACTCCATagctttttgaagaaaaagaaagaaagatgagAGCCAGTTGGTACTCTTATTTATTCCTTCCCTTATTAAATAAGTCAATTAACCTCTGAATCGATAAACTGTTCTGATTCTTTTGATATCTGCCAACCTTTTCGCTGCTAATGGCTGGATCAGTATAATAAGTGATTTTTAGCTTTTTCCTTGCAGATGGCAGATCCATTGACTGCACTGATGTATGCTGTCCAAGTAATGAATTTCTTGAGGACACTCATCGAAAAGACTTTAAAAGATAGAGAAGATTCCCTTGTTGAACCAGATTCTGTCTCTAACCTAGACCGGCCTGATGAGTATGGTCATCAAAGTCCACCACAATTCCCTCTGGAGAACTCCAATGAATCAAATGAACCGACTGAGCAGGTGTTCACTGTAGACGAACCCGATTCAGCCAGTGTTTCTGAATCTAATAGAGTAGATAACATCACTGATGATGAATATCTTAGTTATGCTACTTCTTCAGAGGAATCCGATGACAGTGTTTCTTGTGGAACTCCTATTCATGTTAATACCAAGTCAAGAGAAGCCTGTGTGAGAAAAAGTCCAAATCTTGAAGAGGACACACCTAGGATAGGCCAATCGAGTGATTCTAATAAGACACACGATGTTCTGAAAATTGATTTAGAGCCAACAGCAGTTCAGTCTCTGGGAAATGATAGTAAATCAAAAGGAATAAGCAACTTGATCCGTATAAATTCAATGACAGAGAGGACTGAAGCTTGGCGGTGAATAGGACTGAACTGAGCAGCTTTCTGTGCTGACTAAGATGGTAACAGTTTCTGTTTGGTTGTGATAAAAATGTGAATGCTAATAGTTCATGTATGTTGATCTAGTTTACTGTGGTTGATTTTTTTAACTGGTTATGGTTTGATGTGTACATTATACTGTCTGCTTTTCTAAATACTAGAACGCGAATATGATTTGATCTTCACTTGCACAATGTGGATGTCTATTTCCTTGTATACCTCATTGTCTAATCTGCGTGGAGGATAACTCCTTTTACTTTTCTTGTGATGAGTTGTCTTTGGTATATATGTTAGAAATGTTGATGCTTCCAGTTCCAGGACCACAACCAAGATAAAATTTCTGAAATTCGGATGCTATAACTTTCTCATATTAGCAAAATCTGATTGAAGAAACACCCCTAACAAAGGAAAAGTCATTTTGGTGGTTGGGAGTTGGGACCAGTACTGGTGTGGCCTCACATTTGATCCACTGGGAATATACTCTGCTAGTTGAATGTATAATATGTAAGTACTAGTTAAGGATGTATCTAGAAATCCAGCAATTTTGCCAATCAAGTTAGAAATCAAACACAAGATGTGCTAGTTATAGGTGTATAACCTTTCAACTGTCACATCAAAGTTACTTATGGAACACTACTTCAAGTTGCTGAGGTCCTGAGCCTTTTTTAGTGCTGTCTTGCATATATGTAAGTGGCTATGGATCCATAGTACAGACACCTTGATTTTTCTCATTGCAATTATCTTATAAACAAATGAATTAGTGTGTTTACTTTAGGTTTAATATCTATTGAGTCTTGTAGTCTTTGTCAGAGATTTATATGGTAGTAGAAAATATAGAGAACTTCGggttagaaaaataataatagtattgGGACCGAGACTTACTTAAATGGAGTGACATGGCTGGTGAGAATTCATAGTGCTAATCCCAAATTTCCTTGAGATGAAGGTGTAATTGTTGAAGTACTAGGCTTTTTATTGATAATAGTAGCTTTCAAGCCAGTTTGCGTGTACCTCAATTATTCGACCGACTATTTGTTATCTCTCACAAGCACATACATAGTAGTTCTCTTTTTTAATGATAACAAGGGCGTTTAAGTCAATTTTCGCGCACCTCGACTACTTTACCGAGCACTAGCGCAGTTATTGTGTAACTCTGGCGCACCAAAACTTAGATAGATGAGAAGAAACCACCTAGTATTTTTATCATCTCTAGAATCTAAACCTTAATCTCTAAAATTTGCACCTAATTTATTGACCACTGGACCATACCTTTGGATGAGTCTTTGTAGTTTCAAATATTAGAAAGTTAAGGTATATTTGGTACGAAGGTCTAGAAAACGTTTTCCATGTTTGATTGGCCAAAACTTCTGCAAATATACTCTAGAAAAACAAGTTTCATAAATGACATTCCGCACTAATTGTCTCCTCCCTCACCACCCTATCCCATCTCCACCCCCATAATATTTgcctaaattatatattcatgttttaatACAACATTTTCTACGTATTTACCGAAAACACCAACAAATAAGTAAGAAAACCACTTACTTTTccttgaaaatattttcctttcatACCAAACATACACTTGATACAAGCTTATCATTCACAGTTTGTAGTCCTATTGGACCTGTAGTATATTCCAAACGCGTAAAAAGTAGTTGAAATCATTTGTTCTAATGTACATACTATATCAATGGTTATTAATAAAAGATAaaggagagagaaagagaaaaaatacacagatttttttttttacagttTTTATAGACAGAAAATTGAGACCACCAAATAAACAGAAACATTTATAACCACCCATCCATTAAAGTTAAGAGAAGGGTACTCCTACAAAACAGcaattttttctcttcttgactttatcacaaaaaaaattgtcttcCAACACAAAGAACAAAGTTCTAAAAGTTTCAGTTAAATTCATTTGTTGGTCTTTgtgccaaccaacaacaaaagtAGAAAAGAACACCAAAATGGCTGCTGCTTGTGGAAGTTTACAACATATAGTTGAAAAGCCATTACATGAAAATCCATCATTCATTGAATCCATTTCCTCTTCATGGAATCAGTCTAAATCTTTGAAACCTATAGATGACTCTTCCTTTACAGAGATTTTTGGTGAATTACATTTCAAAGAAAACAACTCTGTTACCTTGTCCTCGTCCTCGTCCTCGTCTTTGTCTGTtggttcatcttcatcttctttttcttcttgtctACCTTTGTCATCTGAATCATCGTCGTTTTCTTCTACTTCTTCGTCGTTTTTCCTTGATGCAATTCATCAATCTGAAATTGAAGGgcttgataataataataaggacaAGTATGAAAGAAATAACAAGAGTCCTGTTTCAAGTTACTCTCAAATTACAAACAATATTAGCAACAAGAATAATAAACAGGACAAGCATAGTGATAGCTTGTCATCAAGAACATCGGATAGCTTATCGATGTGCACAGAAGGACTTGGATTCGAGAGCTCTGATGATGTTGAGGATCTAATGAACGATTTGAGAAACGAAGATcttcatcatcaacaacaacaacaacaacaagaacaagaacaagaacaaaaacaacAAGGGAGGAGGACGCGGATTTCCTGCAGGCTAGAGAATCGAGTGTTTTTCAATCAAGATTATAATTCGAAGAGATCAAGAACGAAAAAAAGGTTGTCATTTCCCCCTCCTATTTCTTGTATAGGAAGAAGTGGGAAGCCATGGGTTTGCTTCAAATCATTTAGAGAAGATGGAAGGTTTATACTTAAAGAAATTCGAATTCCCACTCaggaattcttgcatgcatgcaGAGAAGACGGACGATTGATGATGCATGTTATTCAATCCGATGATGAGATTGTAGACGAAGACGAAGACGAAGATGAAGACGAAGACGATGATggtgataatgatgatgaaaataatgttgaAGGAGGACATGATAATAAGCATGATGCAAAGCATGTATaggagttaaaactttttttttttttttggttttcttgTGTCTTTCTATTTTCCAAAGTTGCAGGAAGCTGCAAGATGAAGTTTGAAAGCTCTgcctttttttttccctttcttttatCTGCAAAATCTGTAAATAAAGAGAAACTGCAAAAGGAATTCTTAATTCCATATTTGGTTGTATTTTACTTA
This region of Solanum dulcamara chromosome 9, daSolDulc1.2, whole genome shotgun sequence genomic DNA includes:
- the LOC129902450 gene encoding rho GTPase-activating protein 5; protein product: MTEVLHSSSPSSSSPSISTPTHNGTLFVEEIGGSEVAVCDSEEEIGEGEDEEEEEEDRGKGRNQERDHLSLLALLVTLFRKSFWLACKTDRGGGDLCSGSGMEIGWPTNVRHVAHVTFDRFNGFLGLPVEFEPEVSRRAPSASTTVFGVSTESMQLSFDSRGNSVPTILLLMQRRLYAQGGLQAEGIFRINAENSEEELVREQLNRGIIPDGIDVHCLAGLIKAWFRELPSGVLDTLSPEQVMQCQSEEDCTALVRLLPQTEAALLDWAVNLMADVVQGEHLNKMNSRNIAMVFAPNMTQMADPLTALMYAVQVMNFLRTLIEKTLKDREDSLVEPDSVSNLDRPDEYGHQSPPQFPLENSNESNEPTEQVFTVDEPDSASVSESNRVDNITDDEYLSYATSSEESDDSVSCGTPIHVNTKSREACVRKSPNLEEDTPRIGQSSDSNKTHDVLKIDLEPTAVQSLGNDSKSKGISNLIRINSMTERTEAWR
- the LOC129903819 gene encoding putative uncharacterized protein YGR160W — protein: MAAACGSLQHIVEKPLHENPSFIESISSSWNQSKSLKPIDDSSFTEIFGELHFKENNSVTLSSSSSSSLSVGSSSSSFSSCLPLSSESSSFSSTSSSFFLDAIHQSEIEGLDNNNKDKYERNNKSPVSSYSQITNNISNKNNKQDKHSDSLSSRTSDSLSMCTEGLGFESSDDEFLHACREDGRLMMHVIQSDDEIVDEDEDEDEDEDDDGDNDDENNVEGGHDNKHDAKHV